In the genome of Parasteatoda tepidariorum isolate YZ-2023 chromosome 10, CAS_Ptep_4.0, whole genome shotgun sequence, the window gaaggattatttgtggtTCTCGAAAAATGTACCCgagttcccttttcatttttgtgctttatatttttgaagtattattACCGTTCCTTGACGAATCGACAGATATCACAGATCTTCCGCAATTTGCAGTTTTCATACGTTTTGTTTCATCTGACTTCGTTGTTAAAGAAGAATTATTAGATTTAGTATCACTGCAAAAGTCAACCCGCGGTGtcgatattaaaaatgaatcagattccattatttaaacttgtaatgtgccttttaataaatttgtaagcaCTAGAACTGATGGAGCTAAGGCAATGCTAGGTAAAAAAAATCGGTCTAATTGGGATTTTAAGAGATGATTCTCAAATTCCACAATTCATACCGATTCACTGCATAATTCACCGAAAACATCtcgttacaaaataattaaaatatcctgATGTTATGAAAACAGTGTTACACATTGGAAAATTACATTCGCCTTATTGCTAAAAATCAtcgataattcaaaaatttccttaagGAATTAAAGGACGAAGAGCTCACAAAagacattaaatttcttttgcattaTTAGATCGTTATCTAGCTACAGcgtattaaattgttttgtagATTTGTTTGATCCGATAACTgcatttctgaaagaaaaagaaataacctATTCAGAATTAGACGATGACGAGTGATTTGACGAAGACAATGTTTTTAACTGATGTCATGGAACATTTGCAAACCCTGAATATACAATTGCAGgggaaagataaaataatatctcacattgtatatttagttttcaaactaaattacaactttttcaaaaggacattaaaaataaaacaatttgtcATTTTcctcgaattaaaaaaaattgttccaatattaaacaagaaaaactcAACGAGTATATAAAAAAGCTAGAAGGAATATTGACGGAATTCCAAAATAGATTTCaagacttgaaatattttaaatcgtctCTTGATTTTTTNNNNNNNNNNNNNNNNNNNNNNNNNNNNNNNNNNNNNNNNNNNNNNNNNNNNNNNNNNNNNNNNNNNNNNNNNNNNNNNNNNNNNNNNNNNNNNNNNNNNNNNNNNNNNNNNNNNNNNNNNNNNNNNNNNNNNNNNNNNNNNNNNNNNNNNNNNNNNNNNNNNNNNNNNNNNNNNNNNNNNNNNNNNNNNNNNNNNNNNNNNNNNNNNNNNNNNNNNNNNNNNNNNNNNNNNNNNNNNNNNNNNNNNNNNNNNNNNNNNNNNNNNNNNNNNNNNNNNNNNNNNNNNNNNNNNNNNNNNNNNNNNNNNNNNNNNNNNNNNNNNNNNNNNNNNNNNNNNNNNNNNNNNNNNNNNNNNNNNNNNNNNNNNNNNNNNNNNNNNNNNNNNNNNNNNNNNNNNNNNNNNNNNNNNNNNNNNNNNNNNNNNNNNNNNNNNNNNNNNNNNNNNNNNNNNNNNNNNNNNNNNNNNNNNNNNNNNNNNNNNNNNNNNNNNNNNNNNNNNNNNNNNNNNNNNNNNNNNNNNNNNNNNNNNNNNNNNNNNNNNNNNNNNNNNNNNNNNNNNNNNNNNNNNNNNNNNNNNNNNNNNNNNNNNNNNNNNNNNNNNNNNNNNNNNNNNNNNNNNNNNNNNNNNNNNNNNNNNNNNNNNNNNNNNNNNNNNNNNNNNNNNNNNNNNNNNNNNNNNNNNNNNNNNNNNNNNNNNNNNNNNNNNNNNNNNNNNNNNNNNNNNNNNNNNNNNNNNNNNNNNNNNNNNNNNNNNNNNNNNNNNNNNNNNNNNNNNNNNNNNNNNNNNNNNNNNNNNNNNNNNNNNNNNNNNNNNNNNNNNNNNNNNNNNNNNNNNNNNNNNNNNNNNNNNNNNNNNNNNNNNNNNNNNNNNNNNNNNNNNNNNNNNNNNNNNNNNNNNNNNNNNNNNNNNNNNNNNNNNNNNNNNNNNNNNNNNNNNNNNNNNNNNNNNNNNNNNNNNNNNNNNNNNNNNNNNNNNNNNNNNNNNNNNNNNNNNNNNNNNNNNNNNNNNNNNNNNNNNNNNNNNNNNNNNNNNNNNNNNNNNNNNNNNNATGTCCGACactcaccggtgaatgtcaacaatcacctAGTCGTttggtgtatgtccgaaatatttgctaaaaaccCTTACTtctgactttcaccggtgaatgtcaacaatcacatagtcgctttagtgaatgtccgaaatatttgttacattcgatttgatattaatttattcgtggatataattacatttattcgatattttaatacttactgacgatagattagaacaaacatcagtgtttggagtatcgggccatacatttacatttgtccggtatacatttgctcggtataccctagactgatgtttttttaaggataagtaccactgcccggtatacaccaagtatcgggcaaatatataccggacaatggcacttgaccttaagaaaacatcagtgtagggtataccgggcagtggcacttatccttaaaaaaacatcagtgtagggtataccgggcacatgtataccgggcagtggcacttaaccttaaaaaaatatcagtgtagggtatagcGGGCactggcacttaaccttaactGGCTCGGTATACCCTTCACTGATGTCTAATCTATCgtcattaagtattaaaaaatacaataaatataaatatatcaaaaaaattattataaaattagatataacaaatatttggtgaatgtccgattcaccaaagcgactatgtgattttTAACATACACCGGTGTGGGTCCGAATGtacaaaaatgtaatgaaatattcgatctttcacctACGTTTCTGGTGTTTCTCCaaattcaccggtgaaagtcaacaaccacctaCTTCGGTCattcaccgtaacatatatactaaataaaagtattaaaaaaaattaaatcttaaaatttcattattgttatATGGAATGATTTTACCTATTAATGGTGAAGCTGTGAAGATTAGAGGTCCACTTAATACATATCTTGAAGCTATAGCCATCGACTGCATCTCCTCGGGAACACAACTAAATACCATGCCTGGAAATATAGCAGTCAAGGCACCACACGATATAGCAAAAGTCAATGCTCCCAACATCATCACCCAAAAGTCTGCAGACCACAAAATACAACTACATGTAAGACCCATAAGACTAAAACATATCACTGAGTAATTAGATAATGTTAAATACCCTAAGTCTGTCACCCAACCGAAGCTGACACGGCCAATGATTTCAACAAATGGatgcatcattaaaaaatagacttCATTATATCTTGGTATTCCTTTGTCTCGTGAGTAATCAATCATTGTCGTCGTCACTAGAACTGTCACATAATTATGTATACCAGTgcaaaacattataattaaaaagggGAGGTTCAGAAACACtttaagaaatgcaaatttactttttttgtgtgGTTTTGGATTGTGTGACCTGTTTGAAATCGCTGACACTTCTGGATTATTCTCTATCGGTGCAACCACGCAAGTTGTAATCATTTGTTTATATTGTGTCATATCAGGTAGTTTTGGATCATTTTCTAAATCGGAATGTATGTACGAAACCGTCTTCATTTCTGGAAGGAGGCTTGTTTTGACAGCATCGTCGCTATCAGAATCATCACTGCAATCTTGAGGCTGTAGAATAGCTTCATTTATTTCCAATATATCTGAGATTTCAGCGCCATGATTTAATGTATTAGTCTCACGATTCTCATTGCCTACATTGCTGATACTTGAGCAACTTTTTTCAGAAGCTGATTGATTGTACACGTGAGACTGTAGAGAGAGTTTAGAAGTATCCAAACTATCATTATCTTTAATACCATCGGGTTGTTCTTTACTTAGATCACaatcattagttttattatcaGCTTTGGTACCTTTAAAAACTGTAATGGTATCGTCTAACTTTCCCTTTTCAAGTTCTAATCTAGACGGCTCTGATATCTTAGTAACAAAATGTGGAAGAAGTGTCTGATTGTTTATAGAAAGCTGCTCTGATACATTATTATCTTCTGAATCAGGGAGaagtttataattgtttataggAATCTGCTCTAATGTATTAATATCCTCTGCTGAATCAGGAAGAGATTTCTGATTGTTTACTCTCATCTCTGTTATTTTGTTAGCTGAGTCAGAAAGAGATGTTTGattgtttatagatattttctCCGAAGTACTATTATTCGAGTCAAGGggagatttttgatttttttcacgtAACTTCTCTTGATGGACAAGCTCGTTATTCCTCTTCATGgtttcaatgattttatcttGTACTAAACCTGCTTTTTGGATGAGCATGCTGATTGGCACCGCATGAAGCATAAGTGCTGATACAATTAAAAACGTTCCAGGTAAACCATATTTTTCCAGAAGGAATACAGCAAGGGGTGGAACAAGAATTGCTCCCAAACACGATCCAGCTTGAGAAATTCCATTTGCtgagttaatatttttgttgaaatatttctttactatgGTTGGAAGAAATGTATTACTTCCTGTCATACCTATACCTGTAACGAAAtacaaattatgtaattataataataagcatatctgtatttcaattaaatattttagaaaggaacttaattttaataactaaaaaagttataacaaaaatatttatcaaaacacaTAAGGTATTACATTCTAAAGTAAATTAGtagcaaaaattttgattaaaaaaatttgtattggtTTCTTGATacttcttaaatgaaatttattcttactCAACATTGACGTTCAAATATCTTTGACGCTTTGGAATAATCTTCATCGCATTGGGATTTTTCACCATCTAAACTGCCGATGTAATTTGGCAGAGCCTATGAATAGAGACCATCTCCACTGTTGCTCATCACTCCATGGCGACTCTGAGACGGCACTGTATTGGCGAGCAAGAGAACCTTTAATGATGACTGAACTTTTAATGATGGCAATGACTTCggtcaatttattttatgccaactgttatactctgaatttgttgttttaattatttccttgtATTGCCTTGctattggaaataaataaaaa includes:
- the LOC107448774 gene encoding uncharacterized protein isoform X1 — its product is MKLIGFESYMSWIVTIGSCIINCTSQTPHRIAGLMYVSIVEYYETDRETASLPILIFIIVRCLGGPFCGVLGEKFSPENITLYGTIIAAIGFGACFFAHNIVTLSIYLGLIFGIGMTGSNTFLPTIVKKYFNKNINSANGISQAGSCLGAILVPPLAVFLLEKYGLPGTFLIVSALMLHAVPISMLIQKAGLVQDKIIETMKRNNELVHQEKLREKNQKSPLDSNNSTSEKISINNQTSLSDSANKITEMRVNNQKSLPDSAEDINTLEQIPINNYKLLPDSEDNNVSEQLSINNQTLLPHFVTKISEPSRLELEKGKLDDTITVFKGTKADNKTNDCDLSKEQPDGIKDNDSLDTSKLSLQSHVYNQSASEKSCSSISNVGNENRETNTLNHGAEISDILEINEAILQPQDCSDDSDSDDAVKTSLLPEMKTVSYIHSDLENDPKLPDMTQYKQMITTCVVAPIENNPEVSAISNRSHNPKPHKKSKFAFLKVFLNLPFLIIMFCTGIHNYVTVLVTTTMIDYSRDKGIPRYNEVYFLMMHPFVEIIGRVSFGWVTDLGYLTLSNYSVICFSLMGLTCSCILWSADFWVMMLGALTFAISCGALTAIFPGMVFSCVPEEMQSMAIASRYVLSGPLIFTASPLIGFFRETRGSYDGIYILLIALCMLCAVAMPLLHKFSQRGKKVRT
- the LOC107448774 gene encoding uncharacterized protein isoform X2, which encodes MKLIGFESYMSWIVTIGSCIINCTSQTPHRIAGLMYVSIVEYYETDRETASLPILIFIIVRCLGGPFCGVLGEKFSPENITLYGTIIAAIGFGACFFAHNIVTLSIYLGLIFGIGMTGSNTFLPTIVKKYFNKNINSANGISQAGSCLGAILVPPLAVFLLEKYGLPGTFLIVSALMLHAVPISMLIQKAGLVQDKIIETMKRNNELVHQEKLREKNQKSPLDSNNSTSEKISINNQTSLSDSANKITEMRVNNQKSLPDSAEDINTLEQIPINNYKLLPDSEDNNVSEQLSINNQTLLPHFVTKISEPSRLELEKGKLDDTITVFKGTKADNKTNDCDLSKEQPDGIKDNDSLDTSKLSLQSHVYNQSASEKSCSSISNVGNENRETNTLNHGAEISDILEINEAILQPQDCSDDSDSDDAVKTSLLPEMKTVSYIHSDLENDPKLPDMTQYKQMITTCVVAPIENNPEVSAISNRSHNPKPHKKSKFAFLKVFLNLPFLIIMFCTGIHNYVTVLVTTTMIDYSRDKGIPRYNEVYFLMMHPFVEIIGRVSFGWVTDLGYLTLSNYSVICFSLMGLTCSCILWSADFWVMMLGALTFAISCGALTAIFPGMVFSCVPEEMQSMAIASRYVLSGPLIFTASPLIGFFRETHGSYDGFYILLIALCILCAVAMPLLHRFSQRGIKVET